A window of Chloroflexota bacterium contains these coding sequences:
- the rpsO gene encoding 30S ribosomal protein S15 codes for MPLTKSEKDNIIQQYHMHPADTGSPEVQIALLTTRINQLIEHLKVHKHDEHSRRGLLKLVGQRRRHLAYLSRKDVNRYRAIVDRLGLRK; via the coding sequence GTGCCGCTCACGAAGTCTGAGAAAGACAACATCATCCAGCAATATCACATGCATCCGGCCGACACCGGTTCGCCCGAGGTGCAGATTGCGCTGTTGACCACTCGCATCAATCAGTTGATTGAGCACCTGAAGGTGCACAAGCACGACGAGCACTCCAGGCGAGGGCTGCTGAAACTGGTTGGGCAGAGGCGTCGCCACCTGGCCTATCTGAGCCGCAAGGACGTCAATCGCTATCGGGCGATTGTGGATCGGCTTGGCTTGCGCAAGTAA
- a CDS encoding polyribonucleotide nucleotidyltransferase — protein MGEHDIIVETGLLAQQAGGAVTVRCGDTMILATATASKEPREGVDFFPLTVDYEERLYAAGRIPGGFFKREGRPSEEAILLCRLTDRPLRPLFPKGFRNDVQIIVTALSADQENYLDILSIIGASAALTISDIPFQGPVGAVRVGYIDGRFVFNPTASEMANSEMDLRLAGTADAVLMVEAGADEVPESLMLDAIRAGHEAMQDVIRMQNEMAAAIGKPKRDFTLHAVPEETRQWTLEQIGDRIHQILTAGLSKEERNTALDNLAAELVEKAGEQFGAADVKEVFEETLRAAMRAQVLDKGIRVDGRGLRDIRPISCQVGLLPRAHGSGLFTRGETQVLTIATLGTSADEQILDTVATVGAKRYMHHYNFPPYSTGEVRPLRGPGRREVGHGALAERALLPVIPPQERFPYTIRLVSEVLSSNGSTSMASVCGSTLALMDTGVPIKAPVAGVAMGLIKEGDRYAVLTDILGMEDHLGDMDFKVAGTREGVTALQMDIKVKGLDYNILDQALQQAHEARMYILDRMLEVIDKPRSSLSPFAPRIVMVKIPQEKIGALIGPGGKTIRSIQEQTGAKIDVEEDGTVYISALEGPGGMEAERMVRALTEEATIGKIYTGKVVRTTDFGAFVEILPGTDGLVHISQLADYRVPSVEDVVKVGDEIMVMVIDIDKDGKIKLSRQAVLEGWTAEEARARDRKPSGGPRPGGDRPRSGGDRRGGRPPQRR, from the coding sequence GTGGGCGAACACGACATCATCGTGGAGACGGGATTGCTCGCCCAGCAGGCCGGCGGCGCGGTTACAGTGCGCTGCGGCGACACCATGATTTTGGCGACGGCGACCGCATCCAAGGAGCCGCGCGAGGGCGTGGATTTCTTCCCCCTCACCGTGGACTATGAGGAGCGGCTCTACGCCGCAGGACGTATCCCCGGCGGGTTCTTCAAGCGAGAGGGCAGGCCCTCGGAAGAAGCCATTCTCCTGTGCCGATTGACGGATCGGCCGCTGCGCCCCTTGTTCCCCAAGGGATTCCGCAACGACGTGCAGATCATCGTTACGGCCCTTTCTGCCGACCAGGAGAACTACCTGGACATCCTGTCCATCATCGGCGCGTCGGCGGCCCTCACCATCTCCGACATTCCCTTCCAGGGGCCGGTGGGTGCGGTACGCGTGGGCTACATAGACGGCCGCTTCGTCTTCAACCCCACCGCCAGCGAGATGGCCAACAGCGAGATGGACTTGCGCCTGGCGGGTACCGCCGACGCGGTCCTCATGGTGGAAGCGGGGGCCGACGAAGTGCCCGAAAGCCTCATGCTGGATGCGATCCGCGCGGGCCACGAAGCCATGCAAGACGTGATCCGCATGCAGAACGAGATGGCCGCGGCCATCGGGAAGCCCAAGCGCGATTTCACGCTGCACGCGGTGCCCGAGGAGACGCGCCAATGGACGCTGGAGCAAATCGGCGACCGAATCCACCAGATTCTGACGGCGGGCCTGTCCAAGGAGGAGCGAAACACCGCCCTGGACAACCTGGCGGCGGAGTTGGTGGAGAAGGCGGGCGAGCAGTTCGGGGCCGCCGATGTGAAAGAGGTGTTTGAGGAGACCCTGCGGGCCGCCATGCGCGCCCAGGTGCTGGACAAAGGCATCCGCGTGGACGGGCGTGGGCTGCGCGACATCCGCCCCATCTCGTGCCAGGTCGGCCTGCTGCCTCGCGCTCATGGGTCCGGGCTGTTCACGCGGGGCGAGACACAAGTGCTCACCATCGCCACGCTGGGGACAAGCGCCGACGAACAGATTTTGGACACGGTGGCGACCGTAGGGGCAAAGCGCTACATGCATCACTACAACTTCCCGCCCTACAGTACAGGCGAAGTGAGACCGTTGCGCGGGCCCGGCCGCCGCGAGGTGGGCCACGGCGCGCTGGCCGAGCGGGCGTTGCTGCCCGTCATCCCGCCGCAAGAGAGGTTCCCCTACACCATCCGCCTGGTGTCCGAAGTCCTTTCGTCCAACGGCTCCACGTCCATGGCGTCGGTGTGCGGGAGCACGCTGGCACTGATGGACACGGGCGTCCCCATCAAGGCACCGGTCGCGGGCGTCGCCATGGGTCTTATCAAGGAGGGCGACCGCTACGCAGTCCTGACCGACATCCTGGGGATGGAAGATCACCTGGGCGACATGGACTTCAAAGTGGCCGGCACCCGCGAGGGCGTAACGGCCTTGCAGATGGACATCAAGGTCAAGGGTCTGGACTACAACATCCTGGATCAGGCGCTGCAGCAGGCGCACGAGGCCCGCATGTACATCCTGGACAGGATGCTGGAGGTCATAGACAAGCCTCGCTCTAGCCTGTCGCCCTTCGCGCCGCGCATCGTCATGGTGAAGATCCCGCAGGAGAAGATCGGCGCGCTCATCGGCCCGGGCGGCAAGACCATCCGCAGCATCCAGGAGCAGACCGGCGCCAAGATAGATGTGGAAGAGGACGGCACGGTGTACATCTCCGCGCTGGAAGGCCCCGGCGGGATGGAGGCCGAACGCATGGTTCGCGCCCTGACCGAGGAGGCTACCATCGGCAAAATCTACACCGGCAAGGTTGTCCGCACGACGGACTTCGGCGCCTTCGTGGAGATTCTGCCGGGGACCGACGGCCTGGTGCACATCTCGCAGTTGGCCGATTACCGCGTTCCCAGCGTGGAGGACGTGGTCAAGGTCGGCGACGAGATCATGGTGATGGTCATTGACATAGACAAGGACGGCAAGATCAAGTTGTCGCGGCAGGCCGTGCTGGAAGGCTGGACGGCGGAGGAAGCCAGGGCGCGCGACCGCAAGCCGAGCGGCGGCCCGAGGCCCGGCGGCGACCGGCCCCGTTCCGGCGGCGACCGCCGCGGAGGCAGACCCCCGCAGAGGCGATAG
- the lepB gene encoding signal peptidase I → MEDDAPGLPESPTEPPQQRAGAGWFRELLETVLPAVLLALVINLFLAQATRVFGQSMEPNLHTDQRIVVEKLSYRFHLPRRGDVVVLKLPRDPSELLIKRVIALPGETVEIRDGAVWIDGQPLDEPYLAQPTAGQMAPLTVPEGHVFVLGDNRGYSNDSRAFGPVPLENILGHAWLSYWPPNAIGFVD, encoded by the coding sequence ATGGAAGACGACGCTCCAGGATTGCCTGAATCGCCAACCGAACCGCCGCAGCAGCGCGCCGGGGCGGGCTGGTTCCGAGAGTTGTTGGAGACGGTCCTTCCCGCCGTGCTGCTGGCGCTCGTCATCAACCTGTTCCTGGCCCAGGCCACGCGGGTCTTCGGCCAGAGCATGGAGCCCAACCTGCACACCGACCAGCGCATCGTGGTGGAGAAACTGTCGTATCGGTTCCACCTGCCGCGGCGAGGGGACGTGGTGGTGCTCAAGTTGCCCCGCGACCCGTCGGAGTTGCTTATCAAGCGCGTGATCGCGCTTCCGGGCGAGACGGTGGAAATCCGCGATGGCGCGGTCTGGATAGACGGCCAGCCGCTGGACGAGCCTTACCTGGCGCAGCCCACGGCGGGCCAGATGGCCCCGCTCACGGTGCCCGAAGGGCATGTGTTCGTCCTCGGCGACAACCGAGGCTACAGCAACGATTCGCGTGCCTTTGGGCCGGTGCCGCTGGAAAACATCCTGGGGCATGCCTGGCTTTCCTACTGGCCGCCTAACGCCATCGGGTTTGTGGACTAG